One window from the genome of Dioscorea cayenensis subsp. rotundata cultivar TDr96_F1 chromosome 3, TDr96_F1_v2_PseudoChromosome.rev07_lg8_w22 25.fasta, whole genome shotgun sequence encodes:
- the LOC120250165 gene encoding probable sugar phosphate/phosphate translocator At3g11320, translating into MALIAVFFLLPATIFMEPNVLAITVTLAREDKKIICFLLFNSSMAYFVNLTNFLVTKHTSALTLQVLGNVKGAVAVVISILIFRNPVSLTGMLGYAVLVHPCKLGFSFLSGFQNSDKKLKYGLAFPRFPEL; encoded by the exons ATGGCGTTGATTGCTGTTTTTTTCCTACTTCCTGCAACAATATTCATGGAGCCCAATGTTCTTGCCATCACAGTAACACTTGCTAGGGAAGATAAAAAGATCATTTGTTTTCTGCTTTTCAATTCCTCCATGGCTTATTTCGTCAACCTAACCAATTTCCTCGTTACCAAACATACTAGTGCCTTGACTCTACAG GTTCTTGGTAATGTCAAAGGTGCAGTGGCAGTTGTGATTTCAATACTGATATTCAGAAACCCTGTATCCTTAACTGGGATGCTGGGCTATGCAGTTCTGGTTCACCCTTGTAAACTAGGTTTTAGTTTCTTGTCGGGTTTCCAGAACTCCGACAAGAAACTAAAATATGGCTTGGCTTTTCCTAGGTTTCCAGAACTCTGA